A region of the Dermacentor albipictus isolate Rhodes 1998 colony chromosome 4, USDA_Dalb.pri_finalv2, whole genome shotgun sequence genome:
AGAGCGGGCGTCAAGCTGAGCAGGTGCCTTCACAAAATTTTAGCCGCGACGCGCCGTTGAAGGCTTGGTGTGGGGTGGTGTCAGGGCAATGGCTAACGTAAAACACGAGAAAGACTGAGCAAACTAGAATTAGAGATCTTTGAGCACTATCGCATCAATAAAAGAATGTAAATCTTCAAGGAGGCAGGGGTGCCTCGAATGAAAAATTTTCGTTGAGAACGTGCCCAACCTACCGAGATGAGAGGGACGTTTGTATTGAAAACGCACAAAAGGAGAACATTCCGCGCGAGTGCCTGGAGCACCTTTTATTTCGAGAAGGATCACGGCTTCTTCGGGTCATAAGACCCGAAGTGACAGTAGACGCTTGGGTGGAGCAATACTGATCTGGATAACCAGGGCAGACATGCCTGGTGCTGCAACCCACGCCTATCACCACCACAGATCTAGCACCGCATTATATCATTCAAATCTCGTAATGAAATGAGAAAGTAGAACTGAGtcagaagaaaataaaattaGCACACAATCTCACTGGTCTAAAAACTGGATGTCACAAAATCAAGAGTGGGCCAACAAAGAAACCTCAGCCAAGAGTCAATGTTCAAACTAAAAAAACTCGTCTTCGTCAAGGCCCTGATGAAGAAAAGCATGCTCGACAGAACGTTGTCTGTGTACACATTGAGGCTTGCCTTGTTTGTTCCGCGTTCGCCCAATGGCCACCGGACATGGACCCGCTCCGATTGCATTCTCCTCGTTCTTCTGCAGAATATTGTGCCTCTTCAAAAACGACAGCTTTTACTGACACGATATCAGACTTTGCAGCCAAATCGCCATGAGGGAGGTCACGTGGTTCGGGCCGGCGTTAGCCCTGCTgacgggatccttggccctgctCGCCGTGCAAGCACAGTACGTGCAGCTGTACGACGCTGGCCCCGAGCCGTATCAAAGGAACCTGCAACGGAGCCTTTCCTCCATGGTAAAGTGACAAGAGCGAAATTGgagctgacgaaaaaaaaaagacggatgtGGCAGGAAGTCACATAGACAAGGCCAGGTAGTGCAGACTCAACCGAATACTAACGTGTCGCTAGAAGTAATCCTCGTGCTGCTATTTAAACAGACAGTTAAATGGCTTTGTTAAGAAGTAAATTCTGAGTGCAAATAATGGTAATAAAGTGCAGTCCGAGGCAGGCAGGTGAGAGAAGGAGAGAAGAAGGGACATGGTTCAGAATTTCAAACAAGCCAAGCGGACTCCTGGACTGGGGTGCCGGAGCTCCCTGATAAAAGCAGTGCAACATCGATAACTGCTGGTTATAGCGCACTTTCATTTATAGGGTATCGGTGTATTTACCTAAAGTTTACCAGCTGTTTATGTGCCGGAAAAATATTGGCGACTATATCAGTACAGGAGGCCTATACAAATGGCGTTTATGGCCGAGACTGCACTACTTTACGTTAAGACGAGCCTTGCTAAAACAGCTGTTATCTGCCTCTTCACGTTACCGTCATAGAACCCGCGCCCGTAAGTAGAAAGCGTTCAATCGGCGGTTTCTCATCAAAAACTTGATGCTCATCGCGTTAAGTGCACTGGGTAACGTCACCGGCAACATGTTTTTTTAGGAGAAACAGGCGAGGAAGCGTTTTTTTCTAACGGACCCCACTGCCATGACAGTGAATGATCTGGGCCGGTAACGGCTGCGCCAGTTAGGCCTGAAAGCCGCAGTTCACTGGAGAGAGCACTATGCTTGACTGCATGCCATGTTTGATTGGGTATCACTTTATCTATTGCATTATCTTTCTAATTAAGTGCGATATGTATTGTTTGAGAGGTTTGAGTTTCTCTAAAGGTAACTTGATATCAGCATATGATTTTCTGGTGATCTTTACTTGCTTTACGCAGAGTGGAGCAGAATTGAAATATTGGCTGCAGCGGCTACTACGAGACGCCGCTTTGCTACGCAAGCGCTCACCAGACAACGATGACGGGCAGGTAAGGTGTTTTTTAAACCAAAATATTCTGCACACGTCGCATCCAACGCAGTATTAAGGGATAACGGTAGCACTTGTTTCTGCACACTGCCGTCGCTTACCTGGAGAGTAAAACCGAAACAGCTTGTTGGGGGTGGTTTCTCTGCGAGGTTGTTTTAATAAAAAAAGCAAGTAGTTAGTGGCATATTCTTATTAATTAATGTGTTATGAAAATAACATTGCCAGAGACACTTCGTTCACTTTTGCTGTTTCATCTTCGCAACCGTCCTTTTCGAGCATCTCAATATACACTGAAAATGACAGATTTCCGTGGCACGAGGCTTTTGATTATAAGTAGCGTAGCGTGTTTTCTGTCGCGCTTACGTGCAGCCTTATCCAGGCACTGTTCTTCAAAAATTCAGTGAAGATTTCGCGATGTTGGCAATTGTAACATTGGGCACTACCTTTTACGGGTTAGACTATACCTTGTTCACTAATAATCCTTTTCTATATTTTAGTGCAGCTTATCTCTGTCTGTATCTATGGTTGTACACACTGAAATACAAACTGATTAACGTACATACTGCGTATTTGATATAATGGATGCTTGTTCGTGTTTcagcatttaaaaaaattatagtgCTTTCGAACACTCGGGAGAAAATGCATGGAGACGCGTAGGCTGTACTGATGCAGTTTTGTTTCCAGCAACCGGTGTTGGCACACAGCAGCCATCGTCATATGCTGTAAACAAACAATATTCTTGTATTAAAGCTAATTAGCATGAACGTAGTACTTCCTTAAGGAGAACACGACGGCAATGTTACTGCTGCTTTTCTTATTTCATCCATCATGCTGTCGCTACTGCCTGAAGAATTGATTGACtgatgaaatatttatttattcatttactatATGATTGATTGGCGAACCGATGAAGTGACTGAATCATGTAATTGTTAATTGGTAGATTACCTGACTCCGTAATTTTAAAAAACGAGGAAACTGCCTATTAAAGTGACTTGGTTTTCAGTGTACCTAGGTGCAGTGCCCCTCTGGTTAATTTCATCAAAGCCGACTGCGCGAAGCCCGCCAGATATATCCTTGATCTTCCGGCGTGGCTGTTTAAGTCTACCACCCGCATTTTGGGGGTTGAGTGAACTAGGAGTTTGCCGGCAGGGTCCGTGATCGAGAGAATGCACTGGTGATTTAAAATTAGTAGGAACTCTGAGATCCGAGTGCTCGCCAAAACGCTGCTGCGTTCGTTTCTCCACCTGTGCTCCTCCATCGAATGGTGTCCCCTTCTGTCTTTCGAACAGGATGCCATGCCTCCCGGTTTCGTCGGGGCTCGTGGTCGGCGTCGAGACGTGATTCTCGAGCAGCCACCGGGATTCGTGGGTGCTCGCGGCAAACGTGGATCGGAACTGCCACTGTTACTGGCCGGCCTCGCGGCTGCAGGAGCCGAAGCACCCCGAGCGCAGATAGACAGGCCGCAAGACTCGCAATGAACGCCCCATGCCTACTGCAGTTCTGTAATGCAAAAGCAGAACTGGTTTGGTGTTGCGCTTTGATGAAGCGGTCTGAAGTGCAGCACGAAGAGTATGCGCTGTCAGGAGACAGGTAATCTTCTCTGGCATCTCCTCGTGGGAATTTTCTGAAATGTGCGAATAAAAATCAAATGAAAGGAAATTAAACCAATGTACACGACACCGAATGCAAGAGAACTACGTCTAGTGCCACCACCCCTACGgggaagtaaaaaagaaaagtaaaatggaaACGCCAATAAATACTCGAGATTTTCTTGCCTTTGGAgtgctatcatcatcagcctggctaggcccactgcagggcaaaggcctctcccatacttctccaactaccctagtcttgtgctaattgtggccatgttgtccttgcaaacttcttaatctcgtccgcctacctaactttctgccccccCCCTGCTAaatcttcccttcccttggaatccagtccgtaacccttaatgaccatcggttaccttccatcctcattacaggtcctgcccatgcccatttttttttcttgatttcaactaagatgtcattaactcgcgtttcttccctcacccaatctgctcttttcttatcccttaacgtaacacctataattcttctttccatagcttgttgcgtcatcctcaagttaagtagaacccttttcataagcttccaggttactgccccgtacgtgagtactggtaagacacagctgttatacacttttctcttgagggataatggcaacctactgttcatgatctcagaatgcctgccaaacgcaccccagataattcttattcttctgattatttcactctaaTGATCTGTATCTGCGGTCACTGCCTGTCCCAAGTAGATATATTCTCTTACCACTGGCAGTGCCTCGCTACcgatcgtaaactgctgttctcttccgagactgttaaacataagtttagttttctgcggattaatttttagacccacccttctgttttgcctctccaggagagtcagcatgcattgcagttggtccccagagttactaagcaaggcaatatcatcagcgaatcgcaagttactaaggtattatccattaactcttatccccaattcttcccaatccagctctctgaatacctcctataacacgctgtaaatagcattgaagacatcgtacctccctgcctgacgccttctttatggcgattttgttgctttcttttatggaggactacgatggctgtggagccgctatagatatctttcagaatttttacatacggctcgtctacagcctgattccgtaTTTCCTCcaagactgctgaggtttcgactgaatctaacgctttctcgtaatcaatgaaagctatgtataagggttggttatattccgcacatttctctatcacctgattgataatgtgaatatttatttatttatttattgaacataccttacaggcccctttacagggcattgagtaaggggggtaataaagaaagtacaaagtaacttgtcggtgTACAACGTACGGCTAAAATTTGCAGGTTAAcataaaggagaggaatcgatgataatgtggtatggcggcaagtacaaggtcgggcgggaaaaaggataacacgaagagagaaaaaaaaatattggctagcATTATACATATGGAAAAACTGGATACAAGAACTATAAAGTGTACCGATaacaatgacaacagtaacaagaaaagaaactacaaccaaagataTACTGAAAAATATGCGGAATCTAGACGCATGAGCAGTTGGCAGGGTTTAAAATACGCAcaatggtagggcatgataaaaacgcaggaactaatggcgtgcacagtaaaaacatttatcaatataaggaatgcagtcgggcacaaagtgggatagtgaaaaaaaaaaaaaaacacgtgcagtggtacaaaaaaatgacggatgtctttggtcttaaagctgtcaaaataacaaataaataaatacatgggtagtatacagaacatggcaccggaagtaaaataaaactggaaatactagtggcaagtttttattgcgaaaagaaagagtgcaggagttgacggaaattatcgtggtctggttcggatgcaatgttgtctggaagatcattccacaaacgtatggcgcgtggaagagcagatgcgttgaaggtgtgagttgacccatataatcgcgtgaaacttaagtgattatgcaaccgacgtgatgtgatggaaggagcatcaaggtgaaatgggaatggtctgttgctgcatgcgtatttgtgaaaaaggcataaaagggcaatgtcgcgacgagcactaaggggttcaagtgaaagattgagcttaatttgcgttatgctgttatggttgtcataattgcgtgaaatgaaacgggcagccctattctgaactgcttcaagcatgttaattaaataattttggtaGGGGGACCAGATAGATGCGGCGTATTCACGCTGTGGGCGAACGAAGGTCTGATAAGCTAGATGACGAACGTGAGTGGGACAGTTATGTAAATTTCGACGTAAATATCCTAATAAGAAAAGATCGAGGGAGAAGGGGTGGTGGTGTTGCCATTATGATTAAAAGCAACATTTCATTCACGATTCTGCCAGTTGAGAGTGATATTGAAAGTGTATGGATTAAAACTAACTTAGGCAGTCGTACAGTTTTCATAGGTGGTGTGTACCGTCCCCCCGGTTGCCCCATAGATGCGTTGTTTCAACTCAGGACCTTTATGGATTCGAATCTGCACCAAGGTGATAATATTCTGATCCTAGGTGACTTTAACTTACCAGGAATTGATTGGCTATCCCAATCCCCTGGACAGGTAGAAGTCGCCAGTTGTGAACAACTACTAGAGCTTGCGTTTTGTTACGAGCTAACCCAGGTTGTAACGGATTACACACGAGTATGCGGA
Encoded here:
- the LOC135900192 gene encoding uncharacterized protein, translating into MREVTWFGPALALLTGSLALLAVQAQYVQLYDAGPEPYQRNLQRSLSSMSGAELKYWLQRLLRDAALLRKRSPDNDDGQDAMPPGFVGARGRRRDVILEQPPGFVGARGKRGSELPLLLAGLAAAGAEAPRAQIDRPQDSQ